In Bombus huntii isolate Logan2020A chromosome 9, iyBomHunt1.1, whole genome shotgun sequence, a single window of DNA contains:
- the LOC126869552 gene encoding uncharacterized protein LOC126869552, whose amino-acid sequence MKLEPSITAKLCCLSLGRTKELVYPGYTGYNARPHAFAAWPKSMPQTKEHLADADFRRDSLQDRETQDDLSGGDMRRDPNIKHPPQVDDHPEHPEYSESLEDCTLQ is encoded by the exons ATGAAATTAGAACCATCAATCACAGCTAAACTTTGCTGTTTAAGTCTGGGAAGGACTAAGGAACTAGTATATCCTGGTTATACTGGTTACAATGCTAGACCACATGCATTTGCAGCATGGCCAAAATCTATGCCACAAACGAAGGAACACTTAGCAGATGCAGATTTTAGAAGAGATAGTTTACAAGATCGGGAAACACAAGATGATCTTT CTGGAGGAGATATGCGGAGAGACCCTAACATCAAACACCCACCACAAGTGGATGATCATCCTGAGCATCCTGAGTATTCCGAATCATTAGAGGACTGCACACTGCAATAA